The Canis aureus isolate CA01 chromosome 9, VMU_Caureus_v.1.0, whole genome shotgun sequence genome has a segment encoding these proteins:
- the OR2B11 gene encoding olfactory receptor 2B11: MRGENQSFLGGPPKDFILLGVSDRPWLELSLYVVLLVSYLLAMLGNIAIILVSRLDPQLHSPMYIFLSHLSFLDLCYTTTTVPQMLVNMGSTRKTISFGGCTVQYAIFHWLGCTECIILAAMALDRYVAICEPLQYAIIMYHPLCQKLVAVAWLSGFGNSLVQVVLTVQLPFCGRQVLNNFFCEVPAMIKLSCADTTMNDAMLAVLVAFFVLVPLALILLSYGFIARAVLRIQSSRGRRKSFGTCSSHLVVVSLFYLPAIYMYLQSPSSYSQEQGKFISLFYSIITPTLNPFIYTLRNKDVKRALRRLLSRTWRFCRRL; the protein is encoded by the coding sequence ATGAGAGGTGAAAACCAGAGCTTCTTGGGGGGTCCTCCCAAGGACTTCATCCTTCTAGGTGTTTCTGACAGGCCATGGCTGGAACTCTCTCTGTATGTGGTCCTGCTGGTGTCCTACCTTCTGGCCATGTTGGGGAACATTGCCATCATCCTGGTGTCCAGACTGGACCCCCAACTCCACAGCCCTATGTACATTTTTCTCAGCCACCTCTCCTTCCTGGACCTCTGTTACACCACCACCACTGTCCCACAGATGCTGGTCAACATGGGCAGCACCAGGAAGACCATCAGCTTCGGTGGCTGCACAGTACAGTATGCAATTTTCCACTGGCTGGGATGCACTGAGTGCATTATCTTGGCTGCCATGGCCCTGGACCGCTACGTAGCCATCTGTGAGCCGCTGCAGTATGCCATTATCATGTACCACCCTCTATGCCAGAAGCTCGTGGCTGTGGCCTGGCTCAGTGGCTTTGGCAACTCCCTTGTTCAGGTGGTCCTGACAGTACAGCTGCCTTTCTGCGGGAGGCAGGTGCTGAACAACTTCTTCTGTGAGGTGCCAGCCATGATCAAGCTGTCGTGTGCTGACACCACCATGAACGATGCCATGCTGGCTGTACTTGTGGCCTTCTTCGTGCTGGTGCCCCTAGCTCTCATTCTTCTCTCCTATGGCTTCATTGCACGCGCGGTGCTCAGGATCCAGTCCTCCCGGGGAAGGCGCAAATCCTTCGGGACTTGTTCCTCTCACCTGGTGGTGGTCTCCCTCTTCTACCTGCCTGCCATCTACATGTACTTACAGTCCCCTTCCAGCTACTCCCAAGAGCAGGGTAAATTTATCTCCCTCTTCTATTCCATAATCACCCCCACCCTCAATCCCTTTATCTACACCCTGAGGAATAAGGATGTGAAAAGAGCTCTAAGGAGACTCCTGTCAAGGACCTGGAGGTTTTGCAGGAGGCTCTGA